A window of the Henckelia pumila isolate YLH828 chromosome 3, ASM3356847v2, whole genome shotgun sequence genome harbors these coding sequences:
- the LOC140892180 gene encoding PAN domain-containing protein At5g03700, whose protein sequence is MDSSINIILPRFRSLNHLLLLAILSSIYRFTSSSHGGDSPQELRIGFRVVPDPSVSSFQPIITDSTGNYSFGFLRTNGNQLALSVIHAPSSVPVWSENTNPLARWADPTELFFNGSLVLSDSRTGVFWSTATLGDRVWLSTTSNLQIQKLDGGATALWQSFDFPSDTLVENQNFTTSMNLVSSNGLYSMRLGQDFFGLYANFMGSSPGQMYLKHGALEAKADIVDGHPIYLVLKSGGYLGMFQNGSIPVDVESFNSFQQNTSGNLRVRIEPDGNLKGYYWTGSNWVLDYRAISDPCELPSSCGSYGLCTPGKECSCLDNRTADGSGKCASPETPVSGDFCGAYDNRYKVLRRSGVELPFKEYMGYQKMDSLNQCESACEQNCTCWGAVYSNYSGFCYMLAFPIQTLLAVGDDTKMGYFKVREGAGKKGVNEWLGLGLGLLFGAIVIFAGVLGLGWYRRRKRGVKGYLEEDGNVGIGPYKDLGAASFRSIELCEK, encoded by the coding sequence ATGGATAGCAGCATCAATATTATTCTCCCGCGATTCAGATCACTGAATCATCTTCTTCTCCTCGCAATTCTTTCCTCTATATACAGATTCACGAGCAGCTCGCATGGCGGAGATTCCCCGCAAGAGCTTCGAATCGGATTCAGAGTTGTTCCAGATCCTTCCGTTTCCTCTTTCCAACCCATAATCACCGATTCAACTGGTAACTACTCCTTCGGATTCCTCAGAACTAACGGAAACCAGCTCGCTCTATCTGTGATCCACGCGCCGTCTTCCGTCCCGGTTTGGTCCGAAAACACCAACCCTTTGGCCAGATGGGCCGACCCGACAGAGCTTTTCTTCAATGGAAGCTTGGTCTTATCCGACTCCCGCACCGGGGTGTTCTGGTCAACCGCCACTCTCGGGGACCGTGTTTGGCTCTCCACTACCTCCAATCTCCAAATCCAGAAGCTTGATGGCGGCGCCACTGCGCTGTGGCAGAGTTTTGATTTTCCCTCGGATACTCTCGTGGAAAACCAGAATTTCACCACCTCCATGAACTTGGTTTCATCGAATGGCCTCTATTCGATGCGGTTGGGTCAGGATTTCTTCGGGCTATACGCGAATTTCATGGGTTCAAGCCCGGGCCAAATGTATCTGAAGCATGGAGCACTAGAGGCTAAAGCAGACATAGTAGATGGCCACCCTATATACCTGGTCCTCAAGTCCGGTGGCTATTTGGGCATGTTCCAAAACGGGTCGATCCCCGTGGATGTCGAATCTTTCAACAGTTTCCAACAAAACACGTCGGGTAATCTCCGGGTCAGGATCGAACCCGACGGGAACCTCAAAGGATATTACTGGACCGGGTCGAATTGGGTATTGGATTACCGAGCAATATCCGACCCGTGCGAACTACCCAGTTCTTGCGGGTCGTACGGGCTTTGCACACCGGGAAAGGAATGCTCCTGCCTGGACAACCGGACGGCGGACGGTTCCGGCAAGTGCGCCTCCCCGGAGACTCCAGTTTCCGGCGACTTTTGCGGAGCATACGACAACAGATACAAAGTACTACGCAGAAGTGGGGTCGAATTGCCATTTAAAGAATATATGGGGTACCAAAAAATGGACTCTTTGAACCAATGCGAATCGGCATGCGAACAAAATTGCACATGCTGGGGTGCGGTGTACAGTAACTACTCGGGGTTCTGCTACATGCTAGCATTTCCCATACAGACCCTATTGGCTGTGGGGGATGACACGAAAATGGGGTATTTTAAGGTGCGGGAGGGTGCAGGGAAGAAGGGGGTGAATGAATGGCTTGGGCTAGGGCTGGGATTACTATTTGGGGCAATAGTGATATTTGCAGGAGTTTTGGGGTTGGGTTGGTATAGGAGGAGGAAAAGAGGTGTGAAAGGGTATTTAGAAGAAGATGGTAACGTTGGCATTGGGCCATACAAGGATTTGGGGGCTGCAAGTTTCAGGTCAATTGAATTATGCGAGAAGTGA